One genomic segment of Pseudonocardia sp. T1-2H includes these proteins:
- a CDS encoding DUF6875 domain-containing protein, with protein MKKPAMMEDEYSEEYLRLVQDWLREYVSAADRRVGRSGPVCPFVPRALAEHAVDIRMRYDIDGSNEAELNEELRAEIRAFGEAEQPPHGSGVLLESRLIVMPRMGRPDWSRLDAVYAHLKNFAVESGLMVGQFHPLCDERAVRNADFRVSAAPVAMLAIRHMAPHDILFLHDSGQWFKEYDMRFGSHFQRGRIRDSLLLSMYREARERHGLPT; from the coding sequence ATGAAGAAGCCGGCCATGATGGAGGACGAATATTCTGAGGAGTACCTCAGACTGGTACAGGATTGGCTGCGGGAATATGTCTCCGCTGCCGATCGGAGAGTTGGGCGGTCCGGCCCTGTGTGCCCGTTCGTTCCTCGTGCGCTCGCTGAGCACGCCGTGGACATCCGCATGCGGTACGACATCGACGGATCGAACGAAGCAGAACTGAACGAGGAGTTGCGAGCCGAGATCCGCGCGTTCGGCGAGGCAGAGCAGCCGCCGCACGGATCCGGAGTACTCCTCGAGAGCAGGTTGATCGTCATGCCCCGCATGGGGCGGCCGGACTGGAGCCGCCTGGATGCGGTGTACGCGCACCTGAAGAACTTCGCTGTGGAATCAGGACTGATGGTCGGGCAATTCCATCCTCTCTGCGACGAGAGAGCGGTTCGGAACGCGGATTTCAGGGTCTCCGCCGCCCCGGTCGCCATGCTCGCAATACGACACATGGCGCCGCACGACATCCTCTTCCTGCATGATTCCGGGCAATGGTTCAAGGAGTACGACATGCGCTTCGGGTCGCACTTCCAGCGTGGCCGGATACGCGACTCGCTCCTGCTCTCGATGTACCGCGAAGCGCGTGAGCGGCATGGCCTTCCGACGTAG
- a CDS encoding TauD/TfdA family dioxygenase, which translates to MTTTAPSRSVVQFETSSERSWWATEMEAIRAALVDHYGADVAGEALTPPRDPTGLRTRLREVAPQLTVLTDRVRRAFNEDQVCAVLIPELGLGGLEIDDKRKGVFALAVLLGDPTANIPFDNVLWDVRNRGEGSSGHTSFSENDREAQYHTDNGSLPVPEHFFLLYSVLAARCGGGVSLLRDGRVLKKQLEETPEGSAAVQLLTETKLPRRIPRAFRPYSDVSPDGYLYAPVLSDEPMWRWRQGGIRRGIAAHPECGTPEIRKALDTLIELLEHGADEIRLVIPTDGLLIINNHIALHGRTAFTDPQRHLLRLRFHEAPAGQTG; encoded by the coding sequence ATGACGACGACCGCGCCATCCAGGAGCGTCGTCCAGTTCGAGACGAGCAGCGAGCGATCGTGGTGGGCTACGGAGATGGAGGCCATCAGGGCCGCGCTGGTCGACCACTACGGAGCCGATGTCGCGGGTGAGGCGCTGACTCCTCCGCGCGATCCCACCGGCTTGCGGACGCGGTTGCGTGAGGTCGCCCCCCAGCTCACCGTGCTCACCGACAGGGTCCGCCGGGCATTCAACGAGGACCAGGTGTGTGCGGTTCTGATCCCGGAACTGGGCCTGGGCGGACTGGAGATCGACGACAAGCGCAAGGGTGTCTTCGCGCTCGCCGTGCTGCTGGGGGACCCGACCGCGAACATCCCGTTCGACAACGTGTTGTGGGACGTCCGGAACCGCGGAGAGGGGTCGTCGGGCCACACGAGCTTCTCGGAAAATGACCGTGAAGCCCAATATCACACCGACAACGGGTCTCTGCCCGTCCCGGAGCATTTCTTCCTGCTGTATTCGGTGCTGGCTGCTCGATGCGGGGGTGGAGTTTCGCTGCTCCGTGACGGTCGAGTCCTCAAGAAGCAGCTCGAGGAGACCCCAGAAGGGAGCGCGGCGGTTCAGCTCCTGACCGAGACGAAGTTGCCGAGGCGCATCCCGCGAGCATTCCGCCCGTACAGCGACGTCAGCCCGGACGGATACCTGTACGCGCCGGTTCTCTCCGACGAACCGATGTGGCGCTGGCGGCAGGGTGGGATTCGCCGTGGAATCGCCGCGCACCCGGAATGCGGAACTCCCGAGATACGCAAGGCGCTCGACACTCTGATCGAGTTGCTCGAGCACGGAGCCGACGAGATCCGGCTGGTCATCCCCACCGACGGACTCCTGATCATCAACAACCACATCGCGTTGCACGGGCGCACCGCGTTCACCGATCCGCAGCGCCATCTCCTGCGTCTGCGCTTCCACGAAGCACCCGCCGGACAGACCGGATAG